CGACCTGCGCGCGCAGGGGCGCGGGTACGCCGTCTCGCTGGTCAAGGCCGGGGTGCGGTTGCGGGGGCTCGACGTGGGAGAGGTGCGGCCGCCGTTGCATGAACCGGCCGAGGAGCATGTGAAGCAGCTCGCGCAGTTGATCGAGCGCGGGTACGCGCTCCTCCAGCTCCAGAAGGAGGGGATGTGAAGGCGTCCGCTTTCGTCTATCCCTGGGACGTCAACGGCGACCCCGACGCCGCCTCGCGCATCGCCTCGCTCGGCGTTCAGCAGGTGACCCTCGCGTCCGCGTACCACTCCACCCGGGCGCTGACCCCACGGCATCCCCGGCACCGGATCGTCACCGCGTCCCATGCGGCCGTGCTGTATCCGGTCGACGAGGAGCGGTGGGAGGGGCGGGCGTTGCGGCCGTACGCGGCGGGCGGGTGGGCGCCCGGGGACGCCTACGGTGAGGCCGCCGCCGCGCTCGGCGAGGCCGGGCTCGAGGTGCACACCTGGGTGGTCCTCGCGCACAACTCCCGTATGGGGGAGGAGTTTCCGCAGACCTCCGTGGTCAACGCGTACGGGGACCGGTATCCGTGGGCGCCGTGCATCGCGCAGCCCGCCACGCGCGCGTACCTGGTCGATCTCGCGGTGGAGGCCGGGGTGCGGCCCGGAGCCCGGGGTACGGAGCTGGAGTCGCTGGGGTGGTACGGGCTGGCCCATCTGCACGGGCACGACAAGATCGGCGGGGTGGGGCTCGGGGACGCGGGGCAGTACCTGATGTCGCTGTGCTTCTGTGCGGTGTGCCTCGACGGTTATGCGGAACACGGGGTTGCCGGGGAGGCGTTGGGCGCCGCCGTTCGGGAGGCGTTGGAGTCCGTGTGGCGGGGGGCGCCGTCCGACGGGGGCTGGGCGGGGGTCGAGAAGCTGCTCGGGGGTGAGGTGGCGGGGGGCACGCGCGCGTGGCGTGACGGGGTTGCGCGGGGGCTTCAGGAGGCGGCGGTCGCGGCTGTGCGGGCGGCTGCGCCGGGCGGGTTCCAGGTGGTGCTGCATGCGGATCCCGTGTCCTACCACTGCGGGGCCAACGCGGGTGTCGAGCCGGGGCACATCCTCTCCGTGGCGGACGGGGTGGTCGTGCCGTGCACCGGTGGGGCGTCGCTGTTGGCGCCGTTCGCGGAAGCGGGGGCCGATGGCGCCGTCCTCGCCGCCAACTTCACCGTCGTCTCCGGGATGGGGGGCCGGCCGGGCATGCTCGCGTCCGACGCCTCGCGTGCGGCGGCCCTGGGTGCTACGGAACTTCGGCTGTATCACGCCGGGTTGGCGTCGGATGCGGACCTGGAGGGTGTGCGGTCTGTGCTGGCTGGGGTGGGCTGATCCGGGCTGAGGTCCGTGTCGCCTGCCGCCGGTGGGGGGTCGGGGCCGTGTCGGTACATCCGCCCGTCGCGTACGTGGTCACCTCTGTTCGCCGGATCAGTTCGACTTCGCTCTGACCACGTACGCGACGGGCATTTGATGTACCGGCACGGCCCCTTCCGTGCGTGGGCGGCTGCGGGCTGTCTTACCTGCGGGCAATCGTGCCGCTGGGGCGGCACGGGTGGGCGCAGGCGGCGCCTCGATAGCGCCGAGTTGCGCGGCCCACCCCCGCTCAGCACCGACCCCGGGTGACAAGGAAACAAGGGGTGACCGGGGTTTGCCCGCCCGGGCGGCTACCCCACGGGCACCCCGCCGTTGCGCAGCAGGGGTCGGAGGGTTGTCAGGGCGGTGAGGGACAGGAGGGGGAGGAGGAGGCGGTAGTCGAGGAGTTCGATGAGGGCCGCGCCTAGGGCCAGCCCCACGGCGTTCGGCGCGAAGAGCAGCGTGTTCGCGGTGGCGGCGGTACGCCCGACCAGCTCCGCCGGAGTCTCCCGCTGGACCGCGGTGAAGGTGGCGATGAGGACGCAGGGGAGACCGACGCCCCCGGCCGCGCTGCACGCGAGGACCACCGCGTCGCAGGGCACCGCGCGCAGCGCCACGGCCACCGCCGTGAGGGCGATGCCGTACGCCGCGAAGCGATGTTCGCCGAGGCGCCGCATGAGGGGCCCCGCGGCGAGGCCGACGGCCACGGACCCGGCGCCCTGGACGACGTAGAGGAGACCGACGTACGCGGGGCTGTGCCCGAGGCCCTCGGCGACGGCGTAGATCGCCGCCCCGTTGACCCCGGCGCAGAGCATCGTGCCGGCGCCGGCCGTCACCAGCGGCCGCAGGTGGCGGTGGCCCCGCAGGAAGCGGACGCCCGCCGCCGTCCGCTCGCGCCAGGCCGCGGTGTCCCGGGGAGGCGGGGGCTCGTGGACGCGCAGCATGGCGTACAGGCCGGCCGCCAGTGCGAACGTGACCGCGTCCAGCAGCGCCACCCGCGCGCCGCCGTACGCCGCGTACAGGCCCGCGCCGGCGAGCGGGGCCACCAGCTTCATGCCCTCGTTGGCCGTCATGCGCAGCCCGTTGAAGTCGCCGAGGAGGCGTTTGTCTACGGCCGAGGCGATCAGCGCCGACTCCGCCGCGTCGTGGACGACGCCCCCGGCCCCGTACACCAGGAGCACGGCGAAGAGGATCCACAGCCGTCCCGGGCTGTCGACGGCGAAGAGGGTCAGCAGGAGTCCGGCCAGGGCCAGGTTCGTGAGGATGAGGAGCGGGCGGCGGCGGGTGCGGTCCGCCACCGTGCCCAGGAGCGGGGCGATGAGCGTCGGAGCCCAGAGGGCGAAGGTGCAGAGGGCCGCGAGGCCGTCGGAGCCCGTCAGGTCCTTGACCCAGATGCCCGACGTCAGCCACATCGCCGACGAGCCGAAGCCGGAGACCACCACCCCGGCCAGGTACAAACCCGCGTTGCGGTCCCTGAGAACACGCGTCACCGTCCATGTCATGGCAGGTGATCGTGGTGCTAAGGCGGCCGTCCGGGGATCGGGCATGTGCCCTACAAACGCACAGGGCTTGGCAGCGGCCAGGCGTCAGGCGGTCAGTCCCGCAGCAGCGCGCACACGAAGTTCTCCTCCACTTCGCGGAGCTTCTTCAGCAGCTGCGGCTTCGATGCCTGGTTCACCTGGGTGGTGAGGGAGAACGTCAGTGACCGGCTTCCGTCGGGGGTCGCGGCGATCAGCTGGGTGTAGCCGGGGGTGTTCCCGGTGTGGCCCAGGACGACCCCGCATCGCGTGGCGTAGCGGAAGATCGCGGCCCCCACCTTGTTCTTTCCCGGGCCGGCCGGCTCCGAGGCGCCGTCGATCCAGCGGCGCTGCTCGTGCAGGGTCGACGGCGAGATCAGCGCCCCGCTCGCGTAGCCGCGGATGAACCTGGTCATGTCCTTCGGGGTGGAGACGATTCCGCCCGACGCCCACACTCCCGAGGCGCCGATCAGCTCGCTGACGTCCTCGGGCGCGGCCGACGGCTGGACGTCGTAGCCGTGCATGTACGGTTCCGGCATTTCAAAGCCCTGCGGGAGGCTGGTGCGGTGCAGGCCGAGCGGACGGTCGACGATCCGGCGCAGCAGCTGCTCGTAGCGTCGGCCGGTGACCGCTTCGGCCATCAGCGCGACGGCGATGTTGTCGGAGTTGGAGTACTGGTACCGCGAGCCGGGTCGGAACAGCAGCGGTTCGCCGGCCAC
Above is a genomic segment from Streptomyces sp. R21 containing:
- a CDS encoding MFS transporter encodes the protein MTWTVTRVLRDRNAGLYLAGVVVSGFGSSAMWLTSGIWVKDLTGSDGLAALCTFALWAPTLIAPLLGTVADRTRRRPLLILTNLALAGLLLTLFAVDSPGRLWILFAVLLVYGAGGVVHDAAESALIASAVDKRLLGDFNGLRMTANEGMKLVAPLAGAGLYAAYGGARVALLDAVTFALAAGLYAMLRVHEPPPPRDTAAWRERTAAGVRFLRGHRHLRPLVTAGAGTMLCAGVNGAAIYAVAEGLGHSPAYVGLLYVVQGAGSVAVGLAAGPLMRRLGEHRFAAYGIALTAVAVALRAVPCDAVVLACSAAGGVGLPCVLIATFTAVQRETPAELVGRTAATANTLLFAPNAVGLALGAALIELLDYRLLLPLLSLTALTTLRPLLRNGGVPVG
- a CDS encoding serine hydrolase domain-containing protein — its product is MPLPRVPHLRLPAGALLAVACLAGPVCAPADASPADTSSAHTASTGADRDHTLHKQLDQLVHAPDGPPGVIAVLQRGDESRIVRAGVADLDSGRPVEPTDHMRIASTAKAFSGAVALRLVDRGALGLDDTIGRRLPELPKAWHAVSLRQLLQHTSGLPDYSRSPEFGRIITADPHHRFDSRRLLDFVAGEPLLFRPGSRYQYSNSDNIAVALMAEAVTGRRYEQLLRRIVDRPLGLHRTSLPQGFEMPEPYMHGYDVQPSAAPEDVSELIGASGVWASGGIVSTPKDMTRFIRGYASGALISPSTLHEQRRWIDGASEPAGPGKNKVGAAIFRYATRCGVVLGHTGNTPGYTQLIAATPDGSRSLTFSLTTQVNQASKPQLLKKLREVEENFVCALLRD